One genomic window of Solea solea chromosome 12, fSolSol10.1, whole genome shotgun sequence includes the following:
- the hmg20a gene encoding high mobility group protein 20A isoform X1, protein MEEQAGSPAANADTNTQRNGDEKPRRGSWTKGRKRKKQMKDSNAPKAPLTGYVRFMNDRREQLRAERPDVPFPEITRMLGNEWSKLPPEEKQRYLDEAERDKERYMRELEKYQKTEAYKHFTRKVQEKQKGKRHRGDVGHQVPNEALHEKDAEGKDRTVFDIPIFTEEFLNHSKAREAEMRQLRKTNMEYEERNAALQKHVESMRGAVERLEGDVMQERGRNSLLYQHLETLRQALTSSFSAVPLPGSGETPSLESIDSYMKKLHSIIISNPQEHDNLINTVREVVNRLDR, encoded by the exons ATGGAGGAGCAAGCAGGTTCTCCTGCAGCCAACGCTGATACCAACACCCAGAGAAATGGAGACGAG AAGCCCCGGCGTGGCAGCTGGACcaaggggaggaagaggaagaagcaaATGAAAGACAGCAACGCACCCAAGGCCCCCTTAACAGGTTACGTCCGTTTCATGAATGACAGACGGGAGCAGCTACGAGCAGAGCGTCCAGACGTGCCCTTTCCAGAGATTACTAGGATGCTGGGCAACGAGTGGAGCAAGCTGCCCCCTGAGGAGAAGCAG CGATACCTGGATGAAGCCGAGCGAGATAAAGAGCGCTACATGAGGGAGCTGGAGAAGTACCAGAAGACGGAAGCGTACAAACATTTCACCAGGAAGGTCCAGGAGAAGCAGAAGGGCAAGCGGCATCGTGGAG ATGTTGGACACCAGGTACCCAACGAGGCACTTCATGAG AAGGATGCAGAAGGGAAGGACAGAACTGTATTTGACATTCCGATCTTCACAGAGGAGTTTCTTAACCACAGCAAAG CACGAGAAGCAGAGATGCGGCAGCTGCGCAAGACCAACATGGAGTACGAGGAGCGCAACGCGGCGCTACAGAAGCATGTGGAGAGCATGCGCGGGGCAGTGGAGAGGCTAGAAGGTGACGTGATGCAAGAGAGGGGGCGCAACAGCCTTCTCTACCAACACTTGGAGACCCTGCGGCAGGCGCTCACCTCCAGTTTCTCTGCTGTACCTCTGCCAG GCAGCGGAGAGACGCCCTCTTTAGAAAGCATCGACTCCTACATGAAGAAGCTCCATAGCATCATTATCAGCAACCCCCAAGAACACGATAACCTCATCAACACCGTGAGGGAGGTGGTCAACCGTTTAGACAG ATAA
- the hmg20a gene encoding high mobility group protein 20A isoform X3 yields the protein MEEQAGSPAANADTNTQRNGDEKPRRGSWTKGRKRKKQMKDSNAPKAPLTGYVRFMNDRREQLRAERPDVPFPEITRMLGNEWSKLPPEEKQRYLDEAERDKERYMRELEKYQKTEAYKHFTRKVQEKQKGKRHRGDVGHQVPNEALHEDAEGKDRTVFDIPIFTEEFLNHSKAREAEMRQLRKTNMEYEERNAALQKHVESMRGAVERLEGDVMQERGRNSLLYQHLETLRQALTSSFSAVPLPGSGETPSLESIDSYMKKLHSIIISNPQEHDNLINTVREVVNRLDR from the exons ATGGAGGAGCAAGCAGGTTCTCCTGCAGCCAACGCTGATACCAACACCCAGAGAAATGGAGACGAG AAGCCCCGGCGTGGCAGCTGGACcaaggggaggaagaggaagaagcaaATGAAAGACAGCAACGCACCCAAGGCCCCCTTAACAGGTTACGTCCGTTTCATGAATGACAGACGGGAGCAGCTACGAGCAGAGCGTCCAGACGTGCCCTTTCCAGAGATTACTAGGATGCTGGGCAACGAGTGGAGCAAGCTGCCCCCTGAGGAGAAGCAG CGATACCTGGATGAAGCCGAGCGAGATAAAGAGCGCTACATGAGGGAGCTGGAGAAGTACCAGAAGACGGAAGCGTACAAACATTTCACCAGGAAGGTCCAGGAGAAGCAGAAGGGCAAGCGGCATCGTGGAG ATGTTGGACACCAGGTACCCAACGAGGCACTTCATGAG GATGCAGAAGGGAAGGACAGAACTGTATTTGACATTCCGATCTTCACAGAGGAGTTTCTTAACCACAGCAAAG CACGAGAAGCAGAGATGCGGCAGCTGCGCAAGACCAACATGGAGTACGAGGAGCGCAACGCGGCGCTACAGAAGCATGTGGAGAGCATGCGCGGGGCAGTGGAGAGGCTAGAAGGTGACGTGATGCAAGAGAGGGGGCGCAACAGCCTTCTCTACCAACACTTGGAGACCCTGCGGCAGGCGCTCACCTCCAGTTTCTCTGCTGTACCTCTGCCAG GCAGCGGAGAGACGCCCTCTTTAGAAAGCATCGACTCCTACATGAAGAAGCTCCATAGCATCATTATCAGCAACCCCCAAGAACACGATAACCTCATCAACACCGTGAGGGAGGTGGTCAACCGTTTAGACAG ATAA
- the hmg20a gene encoding high mobility group protein 20A isoform X2, translated as MEEQAGSPAANADTNTQRNGDEKPRRGSWTKGRKRKKQMKDSNAPKAPLTGYVRFMNDRREQLRAERPDVPFPEITRMLGNEWSKLPPEEKQRYLDEAERDKERYMRELEKYQKTEAYKHFTRKVQEKQKGKRHRGDVGHQVPNEALHEKDAEGKDRTVFDIPIFTEEFLNHSKAREAEMRQLRKTNMEYEERNAALQKHVESMRGAVERLEGDVMQERGRNSLLYQHLETLRQALTSSFSAVPLPGSGETPSLESIDSYMKKLHSIIISNPQEHDNLINTVREVVNRLDR; from the exons ATGGAGGAGCAAGCAGGTTCTCCTGCAGCCAACGCTGATACCAACACCCAGAGAAATGGAGACGAG AAGCCCCGGCGTGGCAGCTGGACcaaggggaggaagaggaagaagcaaATGAAAGACAGCAACGCACCCAAGGCCCCCTTAACAGGTTACGTCCGTTTCATGAATGACAGACGGGAGCAGCTACGAGCAGAGCGTCCAGACGTGCCCTTTCCAGAGATTACTAGGATGCTGGGCAACGAGTGGAGCAAGCTGCCCCCTGAGGAGAAGCAG CGATACCTGGATGAAGCCGAGCGAGATAAAGAGCGCTACATGAGGGAGCTGGAGAAGTACCAGAAGACGGAAGCGTACAAACATTTCACCAGGAAGGTCCAGGAGAAGCAGAAGGGCAAGCGGCATCGTGGAG ATGTTGGACACCAGGTACCCAACGAGGCACTTCATGAG AAGGATGCAGAAGGGAAGGACAGAACTGTATTTGACATTCCGATCTTCACAGAGGAGTTTCTTAACCACAGCAAAG CACGAGAAGCAGAGATGCGGCAGCTGCGCAAGACCAACATGGAGTACGAGGAGCGCAACGCGGCGCTACAGAAGCATGTGGAGAGCATGCGCGGGGCAGTGGAGAGGCTAGAAGGTGACGTGATGCAAGAGAGGGGGCGCAACAGCCTTCTCTACCAACACTTGGAGACCCTGCGGCAGGCGCTCACCTCCAGTTTCTCTGCTGTACCTCTGCCAG GCAGCGGAGAGACGCCCTCTTTAGAAAGCATCGACTCCTACATGAAGAAGCTCCATAGCATCATTATCAGCAACCCCCAAGAACACGATAACCTCATCAACACCGTGAGGGAGGTGGTCAACCGTTTAGACAGGTGA